A region from the Aphis gossypii isolate Hap1 chromosome 1, ASM2018417v2, whole genome shotgun sequence genome encodes:
- the LOC114128782 gene encoding uncharacterized protein LOC114128782, with the protein MKCLLINLIFFVIFVNSDTGKPLSLPQLPYGVYRYNIKGILRCHPPGINNKILYELYLSKKSANTAEFKGNITNLVPFDDSFDIDFNLAVKDSIGGWKENAFLYKSHKACSTLRNFLGPAWTQLMDTAGYPNMTCPIPKGYYKVLGIDSNIFMNSNFPKSFFYGTYKFRVMYTKNNEVYTCFIFVVEVKRTWETE; encoded by the exons atgaagTGTTTACTAatcaatcttattttttttgtgatttttgttaattcaGATACAGGTAAACCATTGTCTCTACCACAATTACCATAT GGCgtatatcgatataatatcaaaGGAATATTACGTTGTCATCCTCCtgggataaataataaaatattatatgaattatacctaagCAAAAAATCTGCCAATACCGCAGAATTCAAAGGAAACATAACCAATTTAGTACCATTTGATGATTCTTTTGAT atagattttaatttggcGGTAAAAGATTCTATTGGAGGTTGGAAAGAAAAtgcttttttatataagtctCACAAAGCTTGTTCAACCCTAAGAAATTTTTTGGGGCCTGCTTGGACTCAATTAATGGATACTGCAGGATACCCAAATATGACATGCCCTATTCCCAAG gGTTATTATAAAGTACTTGGCAtagatagtaatatttttatgaattccaATTTTCccaaatcgtttttttatgGAACATACAAATTTCGTGTAATGTATACTAAAAACAATGAAGTTTATACTTGCTTTATCTTTGTGGTAGAAGTGAAGCGGACTTGGGAAACTGAATaa